Within the Candidatus Kryptoniota bacterium genome, the region TGAATTGTCGAACCGCACCTGCGGCATCAAATCCAGGTGAGGAAGAGGGTAAACATTCAAGCCGACGATGTAGCGAGTGTAGGACGGTCCCCCCGCGTAACTTCTGAAATAGTCCAGCCTTGCCATTCCATACAACCCGTTGACGAAACTGTAAGTTACCTCCGCAAATGCCGCATTTGAATTTGAGTTGGCAGGAAGCACGCCGGGCAGGGAACTTGCCCAATCGTATTCGGCTAATATTGACAATCTTTCGGATGCGCCAATACCTGCGTGCACCCCGTACATTTTGGTCGCGCTTGTCAGGTATCCTTCCGCTCCGATCATGAGGTTCATGAAACTCTTCGTGAGATATTCCGCTCTTCCAATGAACGCCTTGTTCGATGTGAAATTCAGATTGCTGAGTCCGTCACCGTTGGTAGCGTCGACAGTCACGAAAAAATTGTCGAACCGCGTACCGACTTCGATACCGAGGTCCCGGTAATCCGGAACAAACATCAACCCGACCTGGGGGAGCCCCTGGAGAAAACCGAGATTGCCGCCACGGGTGTAAGCGGTGTGATCGTCGAGCCGGATCCCGTATGAAGGCGAGAACGCTCCGAGCTTAACATACGATTCACCGGAGTTAAAACTGTATTTGCCGTAAGCCTCGTATGCGGTATTAACCATGTCGTACTTCAGGAAAAAATCTGTCGATGTGAAAAGTCGGACGAGCGAGTAAATGGATCCCTCCATCGATTGGAAGGTCGTCCTCTTCTGATATCCATCGTAAAGATATTGAAATCTCACATCTCCACCGAGAAGAATGTTGTCATTCAGTTGAGGATTGAAATTGAGATCTCCGCTGTGAGCCGGGACAAGGCGTAAGTGGTCGTCGACGAAGTCGGAACTGCCATAACTGTTCCTCAGCTCGCCGCCAGTGGGATTGACATGGCAATTGGAGCATTGCATTCCTGTGAGTATCGAAAAGCGGGGAAGCGCGAGGACGGGTCCCGCGATTAGAATCAGTACAACCGGCAAGTATCTTATCATTTCAATTCTCAGGAGAGTTTACCGGCTCTTTTTGTCCGTGATGGCACGTGTAACATGTCGGCTCCTTCGCGTTCGGGTATGCGAAGTAATCCTGCTGAATCTGCACGAGCATCTTCAACATCATTCTTCCTTTGCGCTTCTCGGGCTTCTCATCGCTGGGAAAATCGTCGGTGTTATGGCAAAAATCGCAATCCACGCCAAGACTGTTCTTTATCATCTTCATCCAGCCCTTCAGTTCATCTTTCGACTTCACGAACTTGAGGACCTGAAGGTTCTTCGCGAATGCGGGTTGAGATTGCTGAGTCGCATACACCCTCTTGTGGGCCAGCAGCGCGCCGATACCGATGCCCACTAGGATAAGTAATATAAACCAGGATTTTTTCAAAAAGTGATTCTCCATTTTTCCCAACCTAACAGATTGAATTGAGGAAAAGGTTCCTGTTAGAATGTGAAATTGAACATAACTCGCGGCTCAATTCTTCTCTGAACGACATAGTGGCCTTCGACTGGTGTGAATGTCCAGTAGTAATTAAATCCAACTGTCATAAACGGATACGGCTTGTAACCGAAAAAAGCGTACAAGAGTGAATGGCCGTCCAGCTTGAAAGCGTCCTTCAGAGTGTTGTTCGTATGTCTGTCATATCCCGCACTGAATACAACGATTGGAATTACATTGGGGAGCTGCGTCTCAAGGTGGAGCAGCCCGCCGTTCGGATCATGATCAATCCCGCGGTAAGCACCGACAATATAGAACTGTCCAAGAACAGACACGAGCAACGAACCGTACCAGCCCTGCGATTTCTTCGTGCCATCGAGCTGCTCAGCCTTGCTCGACAAGAAATTTCCTGATGAGTCGGCATCGAATCGTTCGATTTCATACAGTTGGTCGAAGTACTCCGGAATGAATCTGTCGCCGATCCACTGGCGCTCGAGTTTCACTGATGCTGTCACCGCACCAAGCCCTCGAAACGTGCCGAGTATACCGGCTGCGTTACCATGTCCAAAGTCTACAAACTGCGCGTAGTCATAGTATAGATCCGCATCGACAAACGGAGTACGGAGAACTGGCAATCCGGCATCGAATCCATATTCAGACATCCTTCCCACCGACCCATAAGTTGGCCCAGGACGCATGGTCATAGTTGGTACCATAACAATTGCAGAATTCTTGTTTTGGTCTGTCACGTAGGTCGCGCCGATTTCAAATCCGCCGATGATCGGGATCGCCCCAAGCTGGGTGAACCTCAACGGTCTGGCGTACGCTCTTCCTCCGACTAGTCCGGCCTGCTGGAAGTCGCCATACATCGCCTCGAAACCGTATTTGGTGAAATCAATATCCACTTCAGCGCCGATCTTTCTGTCGTCGAAGCTTGCACTGTTGTTGTAATTGTACACGATCAACCCGTGGCCGAGAGTTGCCATGTCAAGTTGTCCGACCTGTACGTAGACCGGATCGTGCTTGTCACCCCATCGCACGTACCTGATTATCTTTCTGTATGCGCCGTCAGACCAGTCGACTTTTCTAATCTTGTTGGACTGGCTGTTTATGCGTAGCGTGAGGTCAAGTCCGACACCGATCTTGCCGAAAGATAGGTCCGGCATTACCCCGATCATGTAATATGGAGTACCATCAATCCAGGATACGCCCAGCCCGCCGGAAATCTGGCTCTGGCCCGGCGCCAATAAGGGCCGTGGATATTGCTGCCCGTATGAAATAGATGAGAACACTGCTGTCAAAACAAGAAGTGAAATTACGGATTTCATATTGGTCTCATTTACTTCTTATGAAAACAAGATTCTGCAAATCGCAAGTGCGCCCAGCATGCCGACAAAATCCGCTATCAATCCGGCAGCAACAGCGTGTCTCGTGCGGTAGATATTCACGGCACCGAAGTACACAGCTATGACATAGAAAGTGGTCTCGCTGCTACCGTACATTGTTGACACGAGAACACCGATGAACGAATCGGGACCGAATTTTTTCATTATCTCCGTCATGAGCCCGAGAGAGCCGCTTCCACTGAGCGGACGCAATAACCCCATCGGCAGCGCTTCGGGCGGCATGCCGATAAGTTTTGCAAGCGGAGATAGGGCGCTTACCATTAAATCCATCGCACCGCTGGCGCGGAAGATCCCGATTGCCACAAGCATCGCGACAAGATATGGAATGATCCTTACCGCGACGTCGAACCCGCCTTTTGCCCCGGCGACAAACGACTCATAAACCGGAACCTTTTTCGATGCAGCGTAAGCTACGAACGCGGCCACGATAAGAGGGATAGCAACTATCGATAACTCACCGAGTATTTCCTTTATCATTTAGATTCCGGTGTTATCTGAGAACGATATACCTTCAGGCGTTGCAGAATCTTGGATGCAGCAATACCCGCGATAGTGGCAAGCCCTGCCCCAAAGAAGGAGGTCATTAGAATGATCGTGGGATCTTTCGAGCCGAGCGCGGCCCGGACCGCAATCGCCGTCGCAGGAATCAGCGTGAGCCCAGCGGTATTTATCGCGAGAAAGGTCACCATAGCGTTTGTTGCAATTCCTTTCTTCGGGTTCAACTCATCCAGCTCTTCCATCGCCTTCAGGCCCAGAGGCGTGGCAGCATTGCTGAGTCCCAGGATATTTGCAGCGACATTCATTATGATTGAACCCATTGCCGGATGGTCAGGTGGGATATCCGGAAACAGCCTTACCATTACTGGTTGCATCACACGCGCGATTATCTTGATCAGCCCGCTGTCTTCGGCAAGTTTCATGATGCCGAGCCAGAAAGCCATTACACCTATCAGTCCAATCGCTATTTCAACGGCTGTCTTACTGTAACTTATCACCGCGTCGAGGACAGCTTTCGTCTTCACTAGCGAGGTTTTTGGAAAGACCACGAAAAGATTCGAGCCTTCTCTACGATCGACGTGGGCTGTCAACTGCGTCGCGTCACCGGCAGTTTCCGCAATAGTCTTCCATATCTGCGGCGCCAGCTCCCCAAGTTTCAAAGTGATGTCGTTTCCGCTCGTCGTGGCAGGGAATTGAAGAAGCGTGGTGTCGGCCGACTCCGCTCCGTAAAATTTGGCAAGCCGCTGGCCGGATACTTTTACATTTCCGCTGCCTGGGGCTAGGCTGTCGAATGCGACTTCGAATTCCTGACCGTTGCGGTATCTGTCGCTAGCCGAATCGTAGATATCGCTCCCCGCAGCCGCGAGAACGCCTATCACGACCAAACCAATCCACACATAATTCAGCATCGGGGAAACCTGCTCACTTCTTCAGAAATCTGCCTGCCCGTCCGGGCAAATCATAAGTGCACATTTCACCATGGGTTGAATATAAACGCTTAATTTTATGCTTTCAACTGTTGGAAGGCTTCTGGGAGATTGGAATCGCCTGTGTGGAGGAGCTAACGTCAGCCGGTCGATAATGAAGACGTCGGGTCAAATTGCTTTTTCGATCAACTCGCCCATCTTTTCAGTCGAGACATGAGGGCCGCCGTCATATTTTATGTCGGCAGTGCGATAACCCTCGTTGAGCACTGTCTCTACGGCTAGAAAGATCTTTTTTGCCAAATCCTTATGCTTGAGTGAATATTCAAGTAACATCGCGGCCGACAAGATACTTGCTATAGGATTGGCGAGACCTTTTCCGGCAATGTCGGGAGCACTCCCGTGTACCGGCTCGTACAAAGCGTGCCTCTCTCCAATGCTTGCCGAAGGGAGCATACCGATCGACCCCGTTAACATTGAGGCCTCGTCGCTGAGTATATCTCCGAACATATTTTCTGTCAATATGACATCGAAGTGCTTCGGATTTCTGACGAGCTGCATCGCAGCATTGTCGACGTACATGTGTTCAAGAGCTATCTCGTTGAAGTTGTTCTTGTGAACCCTGTTTACAACTTCTCTCCATAACATGGAGGTATGAAGAATATTCGCTTTGTCTACCGACGTTACTTTCTTTTTCCTCGCGGCTGCGAGCTTGAACGCTGTAATAGCTATTCGCTCGATTTCCTCCTCGGTGTACGTCATAGTATTGACACCGCGCCTGGTTCCGTTTTCCTCAAATATCCCGGCAGGCTTCCCGAAATAAATTCCTCCTGTCAATTCCCTGACAACCACTATGTCGATTCCTTTCACCGCCTCCGGCTTGAGCGATGAAGACCCGATGAGAGAGTCGAACATGATTACAGGTCGAATATTCGCATACAGGCCGAGTGATTTCCTCAATCCAAGCAGAGCCTGTTCCGGCTTCAGGTCGTACGGAAGCGAATCCCATTTCGGTCCTCCGACCGCTCCCAGCAGCACCGCATCGCTCGCCTTCGCGGCTGCGAGTGTTTCCTCCGGGAGAGGCTTGCCGAATATGTCGACTGCTGTTCCGCCCGCCTTGAGCTCGCTGAACTCGATCGTTTCATTGAGTATCCGTGATGCCTTCTTCAGAATCCTGACCGCTTGCGATGTAACCTCTGTGCCTATCCCATCACCCGGTATGACAGCAATATTAAACATCGGTGCCCGTCGTCGACTTGATCATTCCTATTTGTCTGGCATAGGCGAACAGTCCCCCTGCGTTTATGATGTCCGCGGCATCACCAAGTGGGCTGAGCTTGCACGTAGCTTTTGAATTCGAAGAAATTGTATTTGACTCGAGGTCAATGGTTACTTCTTCACCGGTTTTGAATTGCCTGTAAATGTTTTCCACCGACTCGAGAGGCATGAGGAATCCACCGTCGACAGAATTCCTGTAAAATATTCGTGCGTACGTTTGCGCGACGACCGCCGTGATGCCTGCAACTTGCAAGGCAAGGGGTGCATGTTCCCGCGATGAACCGCAGCCAAAGTTTTTTCCAGCGACAATAATTTTAAATTCGGATTGATACTCGCCTTCTTTAACCAGTTTTATGCCGCCGGTTGGGAGTCCGGACTTTTCGTCCGGCACGCCGCTCATTGCAAATTTTCCATATAATTTTCTTTCTTCCGGCGAATGCGTGTTGTAAACGAGATGCTTCGCCGGTATTATCTGGTCAGTGTCGATGTTGTCCCCGACAACGTATACCTTCCCGATGATTCTTTTTCCCTGCATTTTAACCTTCCTGGAAAATTTTCAGATGTAAATTCTTGGATCGGTGATCTTTCCTGTCAGCGCAGTGGCAGCCGCGGTGAGGGGAGAAGCGAGGAATACCTGTGAGTTCTTTGAGCCCATCCTGCCGGGAAAATTCCTGTTTGTCGTCGACAGGCAGACCTCAGAGCCGTTCAACCTGCCGAACGTGTCTTCCGGCCCTCCGAGACATGCGCCGCAGCTCGCGTTTCCGATCCTGCAGCCCGCATCTTCGAATATTGAATAAAGAGATTTGCCTCCAAGCATTGTGCTGTGCAAAGCATTTGTGATGTCCGTTGTCGCCGGTACGATGAACGTATCTACTGCAACGGGTTTGCCATTCAAGATCTTTGCTGCCGAAAGAAAATCCGTGAGCTTTCCGCCTGTGCATGAACCGATGTACACGCGGTCTACCTTTACATTTGATAGATTCTCGACCGGTTCAACATTATCCGGTGAATGCGGCTTGGCAACAAGCGGGGAGATCTTAGAGACGTCGTACACGCGCTCTGATTCAAAATTAGCGTCGGAGTCGTTCTTAATCGCCGTGAATGGCTTTTGCGTCCTCGCCTTTACATATGACGTTGTCTTTTCATCGGGAGTGATCACACCGTTCTTTCCACCTGCCTCGATGACCATGTTGCAGAGAGTCATTCTCTCTTCAATATTGAGACTGTGCACTGCATCGCCGGCGAATTCCATTGCCCTGTACGAAGCACCATCGACACCGATGTCGCCTATAATTCTGAGGATCAGATCCTTCGCCATCAGGTGACCGGGCATTTCTCCATTGAAGATGAAGCGCATCGTCTGCGGGACTTTCACCCATAATTTCCCGGTACCCATTATGAACGCTGCATCGGTGTTTCCTATTCCGGTGGCGAACTCTCCGAATGCTCCCGCAGTGCAGGTGTGAGAGTCCGTCCCGAAAAGTACCTCACCGGGTCTCGTGAACCCTTCCTCCGGAAGCGCGATGTGGCACACTCCCTTGTACCTTGGGGTGCCAACGTCGTAGAAATTCCGTATCGACTGCTGGTTCACAAAGTCACGCAAGAAGACAACATTTCGCCTTGCATGCTGGTCTTCCGTGAATATGTAGTGGTCCGGGATAACGACGACTTTCTCGCTATCCCATAACTTCGCATGCTCACCAAATTCCTTTTTGAATATTGAAATCGTTCCGGGACCGGTCACATCGTGAGTCATCAGCACATCGACGTCGATCCAGACATTCTCGCCCGGTTGTACTTTATCCCTGCCTGAGTGGTTCGCGATTATTCTCTCTGTAATTGTCATTCCCATGTCAAGAATCTCATCCTTTACTCTTTATGGTATGTTCAAGAGGTCTTATGAATTCAGACGGCATTGAGTTGAGTTGTTTCTGTCGAATGCGCTGAACTCTTCTTTGTTCTCGCCGAGATCGCGCGATTTGCAGCCTGGAGATAGGCTTCTACGCTTCCGGTGACGATGTCCGTGCTCGCTGCGTGTCCCGTGAAGATCACGTTGTCGAAGATGACTTTCACGAACACTTCCCCGACTGCGTCACCGCCCCAGGTTACCGATTTGATGGTGTAGTCGACCAACTGGCCGTTGATATTCATGATCCTTTCAAGCGCCTTATAAGCTGCGTCAACAGGTCCATCACCCGTGGCGGAATCACAATATTTCTGTTCTCCGTCAGTGAGCTCCAGTACGGCGGTCGACTTCACGCCTGTTCCGGTCATGACCTGTAGGCTCGAAAGAGTATAGCTCGACTCTTCCTGATCGAGTTCATTGTTCAGAATCGCGACCAGGTCTTCGTCGAGAATTTCTTTCTTCTTGTCGGCAAGTCTTGTGAATTCGGTATAGACATTATCGAGTTCTTCCGCGCTCAGCGAGTATCCGAGCTCTTCAAATCTTTTTTTGAGCGCGTGCCGTCCGGAATGCTTGCCAAGGACCAGAGTAGAATGTTTTATCCCGACCGATTCCGGGGTCATGATCTCGTATGTCATCCTGCTCTTTATTATTCCGTCCTGGTGGATGCCGGCTTCGTGAGAAAACGCATTGGCGCCCACGATCGCTTTGTTCCGCTGTACCATCATACCTGTCAGCGTCGAAAGCAATCTGCTCGACTTGTAAATCTCTTCCGTATTGATGTCGTGGTGGAAGGGAATGGCATCCGGCCTTGTCCGGAGAGCCATCACGAATTCCTCGAGCGAAGCGTTGCCCGCGCGCTCGCCGATCCCGTTGACTGTGCACTCAACCTGACGCGCACCGTTCAATACGGCCGAGACCGAATTGGCGACCGCAAGTCCGAGATCGTTGTGGCAGTGTACGCTCAGGACGGCTTTATCGATGTTCCTGACCCTCTCCCGAACGGTCTTTATGAGGTTTCCATATTCACTCGGGATGGAGTATCCGACCGTATCGGGGAGGTTGACTACGACTGCACCCGCGTCAATAACAGCTTCGATGACCTGGCATAGGTAGTCCAGATCGCTTCGACTCGCGTCTTCGCAGCTGAATTCGACCTCGCCGGTCAATTTCTTCGCGTGCGAGACCGCATTGATCGACTGCTCGAGGACTTCCTCTCTTGTCTTTTTTAATTTGTGTTTGAGATGGATGTCGCTTGTCGCGATGAATGTGTGGATGCGCGGCTTCGCGGCATATTGCAGCGCTTCAAACGCGCGGTCAATGTCGAGGGATGTCGCCCTTGAGAGCGCGGCGATAGTGCACCCCTTTACCTCCTTCGAGATCTCACGAACAGCCTCGAAATCGCCGTCAGAGGCAATCGGGAAACCCGCCTCTATTATGTCGACGCCGAGAGCTTCCAGCTGGCGCGCCATTCTCAACTTCTCCTTCGTGTTCATGCTGCAACCAGGAGATTGTTCGCCATCGCGCAGCGTCGTATCGAATATGAAAATCTTATCCTTCATGTTATCGACCACCTCTCGGCCTTTTATTGAAACATGTTGTTAATTGCGTCCGTGATGTCGTTGTGGGCCTTAAGTTGTCTCAAGTGCCGCTCTATCTGGAGATAATGCTCGTACTTCTGACTCGCAAGCGAACGGAACAGTCTTTTCGTTTCGTTATCCTCCGAGATTTCAGCGTGATCGTTATACTGACGTATTGTCTCCATTTCATTGCTCAAGGCTTTCTCGAGCATCTCGATTCGTGTCTGGGCTTTCATTTCACTACCTCCGAATGACTTTTGTTGCTTTTACTTTTATCGTTATCCTTCATCAGCTTGAAGACAATGGAGTCCACCATAGCCTTCCAGCTGGCTTCTATAATGTTTTCGGAAACTCCCACCGTGTTCCAATTCGAATCCTCATCCGTTGTTTCAATCAAGACTCTCACTTTCGCGCTTGTACCCTCGTTACCGTCTACCACGCGCACCTTGTAGTCTGACAGTTTCGTCTCCTGGAGTTGTGGATAAAACTGTAAGAGTGCCTTCCGGAGCGCGTTGTCGAGGGCGTTCACCGGTCCGTTTCCCTCCGCCGCAGTGTGCTCTATCTTGTCGCCGACCCGCAGCTTTATGACGGCTTCTGTGTGAGTCACGCCGGCATTCGCCTTCTTTTCGGTGATGATCCGGAGTGCTTCGAGTTCAAATGGAATCTCGAGCTCGCCCACGTCTCTTCTCATCAGGATCGCTAGGGACGCGTCGGCGTCTTCGAAAACGTATCCTTCATTCTCGAGAGCCTTCAGCTCGTTTACAATTGCAGTTGCTTGACCGTTGCTCCCCGGAATACCTACACCAAGCTCCTGAGCTTTATAAAGCACGTTGCTCTTTCCGGATAGGTCACTCACAAGTACCCTCCTCGAGTTTCCCACCACACCCGGCTCGATGTGCTCGTACGTCCGCGCAGATTTCATGACTGCACTTACATGGACTCCACCCTTGTGAGCGAAAGCGCTCTGGCCGACGTATGGAAGATTCTTCCGCGGCTGAAGATTTGCCACTTCATTGACGTACCTCGACAACTCGGTCAGTTTCTTCAGCCTTTCCTTCGAAAGAACCTCGCGGCCCATTTTCAACTGTAGATTCGGGATTATGGAGCAGAGGTTTGCGTTCCCGCATCGCTCGCCGAATCCGTTGATCGTGCCCTGGACCTGGACACATCCGGCCTTTATTGCCGCGAGAGAATTTGCTACGGCAAGTTCAGAATCGTTGTGTGCATGAATTCCCAGGGAAATCTTTACCGTGCTTGCCGCAGTTTCAGTTATCCTGGCTACGTCATCAGGCATGGTTCCGCCGTTGGTGTCACACAGGACGATGAAATCGGCACCGCCGGATTCGGCGGCGCGAATAGTCGTTAGAGCATACTCGGGATTCGATTTATACCCGTCGAAGAAATGCTCAGCGTCGTATACGACTTCCTTGTGCCTGCTCTTGAGATACTTTACGGTGTCGTGAATGATCTCGAGGTTGCGCTCTTCGGTTGTTCCGAGCGCTTCCTTGACGTGCATATCCCATGACTTGCCAAAAATCGTAACGACCGGCGTCTCTGCCCTCAGGAGCTGGTTCACGTTCTCATCGGCTTCCGGAGTCGAGCCGGCGCGGCATGTGCTCCCGAACGCCGCAAGCTTCGCGTGATGAAGCTTGATCGACTTCATCCGCTCGAAGAACTCCATATCTTTCGGGTTCGATCCGGGCCAGCCGCCTTCAATGAAATCGACTCCGAACGAGTCCAGATGCTGAGCGATCTTGACCTTGTCCTCCGCACTGAAGGAGATCTCCTCGCCCTGGGTTCCGTCCCTGAGCGTTGTGTCGTATATGTATATCTTGTCGTTCATGTTTATCCTCTCGGACGTTGTTACTTCCTTAGCCAGCTCATCATTGCGCGAAGTTTGGATCCGACTTTCTCGACAAGGTGCGTGTTCATTTCCTTCCGCATCTTGAGAAACTTCTTCTGCTTGTTCACAAAAGTCTCGTTTATCCATTCCTTCGCGAATTTGCCTGTTTGAATTTCATTTAGGATCTTTTTCATCTCCTTGCGGGTCTGCTTTGTGATGATACGAGGACCCCGCGTATAACCTCCATACTCGGCGGTGTCGCTGACGGAGAAGTTCATCCTCGAGAGTCCGCCTTCGTAGTAAAGGTCGACAATGAGCTTCAACTCGTGCATGCACTCGAAGTACGCAAGCTCCGGCGGGTAACCACCCTGCACAAGTGTTTCGAACCCCGCCTTTATCAATTCTTCGGACCCGCCGCAAAGTACCGCCTGCTCGCCGAATAAATCGGTCTCACTTTCATCTTTGAAAGTTGTCTTTATAACTCCCGCTTTTGTTCCGCCGATTCCTCTCGCATAGGCGAGCGCATACTCGAGTGCCTGTTTGGAGTGGTTCTGCTGTACTGCGATAAGGCAAGGTGTACCCGCTCCCTGCGTAAACACTCTTCTCACAAGATGCCCCGGAGCCTTCGGAGCTATCATTATTACATCGACA harbors:
- the leuB gene encoding 3-isopropylmalate dehydrogenase, with the translated sequence MFNIAVIPGDGIGTEVTSQAVRILKKASRILNETIEFSELKAGGTAVDIFGKPLPEETLAAAKASDAVLLGAVGGPKWDSLPYDLKPEQALLGLRKSLGLYANIRPVIMFDSLIGSSSLKPEAVKGIDIVVVRELTGGIYFGKPAGIFEENGTRRGVNTMTYTEEEIERIAITAFKLAAARKKKVTSVDKANILHTSMLWREVVNRVHKNNFNEIALEHMYVDNAAMQLVRNPKHFDVILTENMFGDILSDEASMLTGSIGMLPSASIGERHALYEPVHGSAPDIAGKGLANPIASILSAAMLLEYSLKHKDLAKKIFLAVETVLNEGYRTADIKYDGGPHVSTEKMGELIEKAI
- a CDS encoding c-type cytochrome, whose translation is MKKSWFILLILVGIGIGALLAHKRVYATQQSQPAFAKNLQVLKFVKSKDELKGWMKMIKNSLGVDCDFCHNTDDFPSDEKPEKRKGRMMLKMLVQIQQDYFAYPNAKEPTCYTCHHGQKEPVNSPEN
- a CDS encoding 2-isopropylmalate synthase, translated to MKDKIFIFDTTLRDGEQSPGCSMNTKEKLRMARQLEALGVDIIEAGFPIASDGDFEAVREISKEVKGCTIAALSRATSLDIDRAFEALQYAAKPRIHTFIATSDIHLKHKLKKTREEVLEQSINAVSHAKKLTGEVEFSCEDASRSDLDYLCQVIEAVIDAGAVVVNLPDTVGYSIPSEYGNLIKTVRERVRNIDKAVLSVHCHNDLGLAVANSVSAVLNGARQVECTVNGIGERAGNASLEEFVMALRTRPDAIPFHHDINTEEIYKSSRLLSTLTGMMVQRNKAIVGANAFSHEAGIHQDGIIKSRMTYEIMTPESVGIKHSTLVLGKHSGRHALKKRFEELGYSLSAEELDNVYTEFTRLADKKKEILDEDLVAILNNELDQEESSYTLSSLQVMTGTGVKSTAVLELTDGEQKYCDSATGDGPVDAAYKALERIMNINGQLVDYTIKSVTWGGDAVGEVFVKVIFDNVIFTGHAASTDIVTGSVEAYLQAANRAISARTKKSSAHSTETTQLNAV
- the cimA gene encoding citramalate synthase, whose translation is MNDKIYIYDTTLRDGTQGEEISFSAEDKVKIAQHLDSFGVDFIEGGWPGSNPKDMEFFERMKSIKLHHAKLAAFGSTCRAGSTPEADENVNQLLRAETPVVTIFGKSWDMHVKEALGTTEERNLEIIHDTVKYLKSRHKEVVYDAEHFFDGYKSNPEYALTTIRAAESGGADFIVLCDTNGGTMPDDVARITETAASTVKISLGIHAHNDSELAVANSLAAIKAGCVQVQGTINGFGERCGNANLCSIIPNLQLKMGREVLSKERLKKLTELSRYVNEVANLQPRKNLPYVGQSAFAHKGGVHVSAVMKSARTYEHIEPGVVGNSRRVLVSDLSGKSNVLYKAQELGVGIPGSNGQATAIVNELKALENEGYVFEDADASLAILMRRDVGELEIPFELEALRIITEKKANAGVTHTEAVIKLRVGDKIEHTAAEGNGPVNALDNALRKALLQFYPQLQETKLSDYKVRVVDGNEGTSAKVRVLIETTDEDSNWNTVGVSENIIEASWKAMVDSIVFKLMKDNDKSKSNKSHSEVVK
- a CDS encoding 3-isopropylmalate dehydratase, translating into MQGKRIIGKVYVVGDNIDTDQIIPAKHLVYNTHSPEERKLYGKFAMSGVPDEKSGLPTGGIKLVKEGEYQSEFKIIVAGKNFGCGSSREHAPLALQVAGITAVVAQTYARIFYRNSVDGGFLMPLESVENIYRQFKTGEEVTIDLESNTISSNSKATCKLSPLGDAADIINAGGLFAYARQIGMIKSTTGTDV
- a CDS encoding nucleoside recognition domain-containing protein translates to MLNYVWIGLVVIGVLAAAGSDIYDSASDRYRNGQEFEVAFDSLAPGSGNVKVSGQRLAKFYGAESADTTLLQFPATTSGNDITLKLGELAPQIWKTIAETAGDATQLTAHVDRREGSNLFVVFPKTSLVKTKAVLDAVISYSKTAVEIAIGLIGVMAFWLGIMKLAEDSGLIKIIARVMQPVMVRLFPDIPPDHPAMGSIIMNVAANILGLSNAATPLGLKAMEELDELNPKKGIATNAMVTFLAINTAGLTLIPATAIAVRAALGSKDPTIILMTSFFGAGLATIAGIAASKILQRLKVYRSQITPESK
- a CDS encoding spore maturation protein — encoded protein: MIKEILGELSIVAIPLIVAAFVAYAASKKVPVYESFVAGAKGGFDVAVRIIPYLVAMLVAIGIFRASGAMDLMVSALSPLAKLIGMPPEALPMGLLRPLSGSGSLGLMTEIMKKFGPDSFIGVLVSTMYGSSETTFYVIAVYFGAVNIYRTRHAVAAGLIADFVGMLGALAICRILFS
- a CDS encoding 3-isopropylmalate dehydratase large subunit, translating into MGMTITERIIANHSGRDKVQPGENVWIDVDVLMTHDVTGPGTISIFKKEFGEHAKLWDSEKVVVIPDHYIFTEDQHARRNVVFLRDFVNQQSIRNFYDVGTPRYKGVCHIALPEEGFTRPGEVLFGTDSHTCTAGAFGEFATGIGNTDAAFIMGTGKLWVKVPQTMRFIFNGEMPGHLMAKDLILRIIGDIGVDGASYRAMEFAGDAVHSLNIEERMTLCNMVIEAGGKNGVITPDEKTTSYVKARTQKPFTAIKNDSDANFESERVYDVSKISPLVAKPHSPDNVEPVENLSNVKVDRVYIGSCTGGKLTDFLSAAKILNGKPVAVDTFIVPATTDITNALHSTMLGGKSLYSIFEDAGCRIGNASCGACLGGPEDTFGRLNGSEVCLSTTNRNFPGRMGSKNSQVFLASPLTAAATALTGKITDPRIYI
- the ilvC gene encoding ketol-acid reductoisomerase; its protein translation is MKVYYDADADLSLLTGKTVAIIGYGSQGHAHALNLRDSGVKVVVGLQPGSKSRAAAEAEGLQVMTPFDASAAADLIMILAPDMAQKKLYETEIAPNLSAGKVLAFAHGFNIHYKLVQPPKDVDVIMIAPKAPGHLVRRVFTQGAGTPCLIAVQQNHSKQALEYALAYARGIGGTKAGVIKTTFKDESETDLFGEQAVLCGGSEELIKAGFETLVQGGYPPELAYFECMHELKLIVDLYYEGGLSRMNFSVSDTAEYGGYTRGPRIITKQTRKEMKKILNEIQTGKFAKEWINETFVNKQKKFLKMRKEMNTHLVEKVGSKLRAMMSWLRK